CCTTCATGCTTTGGGCAACGCTTAAGTCATCTGCATCCATAAAACAGATAAAATCTATATCATGGGGTTTCAATGTGCGCTTGAGAGAGTTCAATCCCCCCTCAAAATTAGCAATACCCAGAAATCTGTCCCCGTCCAGGATGGGGAACAGCCCCTTAAGGCGAAGACCTTTGCCGGAAACCTCCATGGCCGCATCCGGTTTCAGGGTATTTTTCACCAGGGCATAGCCTTTGGAATATCCAAGAGACTCTCCATAGGAATCCGGTGCCCATGACTTATAAAAAGAGTGTAGATTGCTGTCAATCAGGTGAACCTGAACATTTTTAAATCCGGTATTTTCCTTAAATGTTTTGCCCAGGCGTTTCAGGACGTTGTCAGCCAGTTGCCGGTCATTTTCCTGAATTGCTTTTTTAACATACGCATTGGCTGCCACCTGAAGCGCATTGGTTAACCACACCTTTTTTTTGGCTTCCATGGCCATTTCAAATTGTCTTTGAGCCGCTTTTGCACTTTTTTCAATCTGCTCTCCTTTAATCCTGTTAAAGTATATGGATGTTGCCAGCAGACTGACAAGCAACATAACGCCAAGTCCTGTCAGACTTATGAAAAGTATCTTGGTATTCAGCTTCATTTTGTATCTCCTTTGGCTGTTATAAATTTTCCATTCGGGCGG
This is a stretch of genomic DNA from uncultured Desulfobacter sp.. It encodes these proteins:
- a CDS encoding cache domain-containing protein, with protein sequence MKLNTKILFISLTGLGVMLLVSLLATSIYFNRIKGEQIEKSAKAAQRQFEMAMEAKKKVWLTNALQVAANAYVKKAIQENDRQLADNVLKRLGKTFKENTGFKNVQVHLIDSNLHSFYKSWAPDSYGESLGYSKGYALVKNTLKPDAAMEVSGKGLRLKGLFPILDGDRFLGIANFEGGLNSLKRTLKPHDIDFICFMDADDLSVAQSMKGKAQVARFVLNQKDVDEEYWAYFQKPGIINKILDAPFFPGQGVSEH